The following nucleotide sequence is from Candidatus Poribacteria bacterium.
ACATCGTTATGGTCTGTTGTCCGAGCACACCTGAAACGCATAAACTCCTATCACACGCACAGTTCAGTCAGATGCCAGACAGTAGTTACGTCGTGAATGTGAGTCGCGGCAAGGTTATTGACGAAGAGGCGTTGGTAGCTGCGCTTCGGAGTGGGAAGTTAGCAGGGGCAGGGTTAGACGTGACCTACACGGAACCGTGTCCACCAGAGAGTCCATTGTGGGAACAGGAGAACGTAATTTTAACTTCGCACAGTGCCGGTGCTTCACAGCACATTCGGAGACGCGCCATGCAACTCTTTATCGACAACCTACATCGCTATGTTGCAAGTGAACCGTTGGTTAACGTTGTTGATAAGACGAAGGGCTACTAAATCGTAACACAGAAATGGAGAAAAAATGAGCCAGAAAACATATCGCGCCGCCGCTATCGGGCATACCGGAGCAGGCAACTTTGGACACGCGCTTCATACCCCATATAGAGGTATAGACAACGCTGAGTTTATCGCTGTCGCTGATCCGGACGAGGCTGGCAGAGAAAAAGCCGCAGCAGAGGCAGGTGCGGTCCGCAGCTACGCTGATTATCGGGATATGCTTGAGAAAGAAGACCTTGATATTGTAAGCGTCTGTCCGCGCTGGACGACTGAGCATGTGGACATGGTGACTGCGTGTATTGAGGCAGGATGCCACGTTTACTCTGAAAAACCGATGACGGCAACACTCGCCGATGGCGATCTAATTGTTAAAACGGCGAAAGCACACGGCAAGAAGGTTGCAGTCGCACATCAGGCGGTCTATCTCCCCGCAACCCATGCAATTAAGAAGATGCTCAACGACGGAAAGATCGGCACTGTCCAAGCCATTCATGCCAGTGGTAAGCAGGACCATCGCGGTGGTGGGGAGGATATGATCGTCCTTGGGACCCACCTATTTAATATGATGCGCTTCTTCGTCGGTGATGTCGCATGGATGCAGGGACACGTTACCAACAACGGCAAAGAGGTCGCTTATGGTGACGACCACAAGCCGACGGAACCTGTTGGACCCGTTGCTGGCGATTGTATCAACAGTTACTTCTCTTTCAAAAGTGGTGTCTGTGGTTTCTTTGAATCCCGGAGAGATCAGGCGGGTTCTGGTCGATACGGTATGGAGATCGTCGGCAGCGACGGTATTTTCTCGCTCCGCGGTGATGTCGCAAATCGACTTATGGTCTACCCCTATCCCGTCCTTGTCCCTGCAAGTCCAGATCAAGCGTGGGAAGCCATCGACTTAGACGACACACCTTTCTCCAGTGGTAATGATCTTGCTATTCGCGATCTCATTGATGCGATTGAGAACGACCGAAAACCAATTTCCGCTGCTGAAGACGCGGTCGCTGCACTCGAGATGATTCTCGGTGCTTATGAGTCCCAACTCTCTGGCGGACGCGTCTCCTTCCCAATTGCAAACCGCGCGCATCCGCTGAGCAGATAATTCCGAAACTATTATATGTTTGGCGAGGTCTCTGTGCCTCGCCACCTTCCTATGCCGGTATGATTTTCCGCACACCGTTTTCATAGCGGATCTCATAATCGGTATCCGGCACCTCCATCGCACGGACAGCGAGCTCACCAAACGTGACGAGCGGTTCGGAGAGCAGTAGCAATTCATCAAGCGATTCGGACGGTGTCTTTTCTGTTGTATCCAACACAATCTTGCGTCCTTTTTGCGCAAATAACGACCTATCAATCTCCTCTTGAAAGAGGCGTTTGAGCTCTGGAATATCGGCTTTTTTGATAATCTGATATTCGTGCGGGTCTGTCTCCATCCGTTCTACGATCGCCTCATCGCTGGCATCAACGTGAATCATAACGACATCCGGCAACCGCGCTTCAATGACCTGTGTTTCGTATCCACGCTGGGCATTAATATGGTACTTTGAGTAATACGTACTGTCTGGGTCATCTCCATAGAACGAGGAGTAGACGAGTTCCTCGATATGCCAACCTGCAATCATCGTATTCGGATAGTTTTTGATGACTTCAACGTGGTATTGGAGTTGCATCCGCTGCATCCGCTCCTTCACATCGTCGGGGAAATTCACGTACGCCGCTCTTGATTCTGGGCTGAGGGTTGAATCGGGGATAGTGAAGTGATCATCGACGTGAACCATCAATTTCCGGTGCCGATAGTAGTTCGTCAACAGGTCTACCAGCGTCGATTTTCCAGCATATTCGATACCGACAAAAATACATCTCATAAGAAAGACCTCGCTATTGAATTGGTGTGAATGAACAACGTTCCACAGTGTGTCCTTATATCTATCACGAAAATGGAAAAAAGTCAAACACCTAATTCCTGTTTCCTATTTCTGATGTCCTTGACAATGGGGCATTTACGATGTATAATAACTTTATCCAAAATTGAACATAACGAAATTATCTTAATCCAAAAATATTCACTAAATGTTAACAATCGGCAACCTCCACATTTCAGATTTCCCACTACTGCTCGCTCCAATGGAAGATGTGAGCGATCCACCTTTTCGCGCCGTCTGCAAGGATAACGGTGCGGATCTCATGTACACCGAATTCATCTCCTCCGAAGCACTCATCCGCGATGCCGCGCCGAGCGTTGCCAAATTGGACATCTTTGAAGCAGAAAGACCCATCGGTATCCAAATTTTTGGTCACGACATCGAAGCCATGCGCGCTTCTGTCGAAATCACCGAACGCGTTCAACCCGATATTATCGACATCAACTATGGCTGCCCCGTCAAAAAGGTTACGTGTAAAGGCGCGGGTGCCGGTATCCTGCAGGACATCCCTAAAATGGTGAAGATGACCGCCGAGATGGTAAAAGCCACGAAACTCCCTGTCACCGTCAAAACCCGACTCGGTTGGGACGATAAAACGAAGTACATCGTCGAAGTCGCTGAACGCCTACAAGATGTCGGTATTCGAGCCATCGCGATTCACGGCAGAACCCGTCGGCAGATGTATAAGGGCAGTGCCGACTGGACACTCATCGGTCGGATTAAGGATAACCCGCGCATGAAGATTCCGGTGTTTGGCAACGGTGATGTTGATAGTCCACAGAAAGCAGCGCAGATGCGCCAACAATACGGCGTTGACGGTATTATGATTGGACGCGCCGCCATCGGTTACCCTTGGATTTTTAACGAGATAAAACACTATTTCGCGACGGATGAATTGCTCCCACCGCCCTCCATAGATGAGCGGATCGCCGTCTTTAGAAGACATCTCGATTTCTCTATTAAGTGGAAGGGCTTAAAACTCGGTCTCATTGAGATGCGTCGGCACTACAGCAATTATTTCAAGGGCATTCCCTACGTCAAACCTTTTCGCAACCGCCTCGTTACATCTGATAGCTACGACGATGTTTTAGGGATTGTAGAGGAACTCCGTACGCACGCCTTAACATCGGTTCTATCTCTGGTAGGAAACCATCCAAGTGCCGATACCCTACCAAAAAATGCTTGACGTGAAAGCCAAATAATTTTATCATACCTCTCAGAAAACACATCTCGGCAATAAAGGACGGACAATGGATAAAATACCCTTTATGAAACTCAGTGGTGCGGGTAACGACTTCGTGATTATCAATAATTTTGCGGAGATTGTGGATAGCACCGATACAAATTTTGTGACGAAACTCTGTCAACGCCGCATGTCAGTCGGTGCTGACGGCGTGCTTCTCGTTGAAAAAGCGGACGACGTTGACTTTCGTATGCGCTACTTCAATGCTGATGGCGGCGAGGTAGAGACTTGTGGAAACGGCGCACGCTGCATTTCCAAATTTGCCTACCTAAACGGTCTCGCGTCCGAACAGATGCGATTCCTGACGAATGCTGGAATTTATGAATCTGAAATCGTCGGTGAGAACGTTAAAGTGCGTATGAGCGATCCAACGGATATCCGACTCAATGTCCCGCTGCAATTGGATGATGGAGTGCACACCGTGGGCTTCGCAAACAGTGGCGTGCCGCACGTCGTTTTCTTTGTGGAGGACTTAGAGGACACGGATGTTTTCGATCTCGGTCAACAGACGCGGTATCACGATGATTTCAAACCGGCTGGGACGAACGCCAACTTTATCCGAGTCCAATCCTCTGCGTTAATTGATATTCGGACGTATGAACGCGGTGTTGAGGATGAAACACTCGCTTGTGGGACTGGCTCGATTGCGTCG
It contains:
- the dapF gene encoding diaminopimelate epimerase, yielding MDKIPFMKLSGAGNDFVIINNFAEIVDSTDTNFVTKLCQRRMSVGADGVLLVEKADDVDFRMRYFNADGGEVETCGNGARCISKFAYLNGLASEQMRFLTNAGIYESEIVGENVKVRMSDPTDIRLNVPLQLDDGVHTVGFANSGVPHVVFFVEDLEDTDVFDLGQQTRYHDDFKPAGTNANFIRVQSSALIDIRTYERGVEDETLACGTGSIASTIVAATLGKVESPVDVKTASGAVLKIHFDVENGEARNVYLEGDARVIYVGELTTDAWNY
- the dusB gene encoding tRNA dihydrouridine synthase DusB; this encodes MLTIGNLHISDFPLLLAPMEDVSDPPFRAVCKDNGADLMYTEFISSEALIRDAAPSVAKLDIFEAERPIGIQIFGHDIEAMRASVEITERVQPDIIDINYGCPVKKVTCKGAGAGILQDIPKMVKMTAEMVKATKLPVTVKTRLGWDDKTKYIVEVAERLQDVGIRAIAIHGRTRRQMYKGSADWTLIGRIKDNPRMKIPVFGNGDVDSPQKAAQMRQQYGVDGIMIGRAAIGYPWIFNEIKHYFATDELLPPPSIDERIAVFRRHLDFSIKWKGLKLGLIEMRRHYSNYFKGIPYVKPFRNRLVTSDSYDDVLGIVEELRTHALTSVLSLVGNHPSADTLPKNA
- a CDS encoding Gfo/Idh/MocA family oxidoreductase, which codes for MSQKTYRAAAIGHTGAGNFGHALHTPYRGIDNAEFIAVADPDEAGREKAAAEAGAVRSYADYRDMLEKEDLDIVSVCPRWTTEHVDMVTACIEAGCHVYSEKPMTATLADGDLIVKTAKAHGKKVAVAHQAVYLPATHAIKKMLNDGKIGTVQAIHASGKQDHRGGGEDMIVLGTHLFNMMRFFVGDVAWMQGHVTNNGKEVAYGDDHKPTEPVGPVAGDCINSYFSFKSGVCGFFESRRDQAGSGRYGMEIVGSDGIFSLRGDVANRLMVYPYPVLVPASPDQAWEAIDLDDTPFSSGNDLAIRDLIDAIENDRKPISAAEDAVAALEMILGAYESQLSGGRVSFPIANRAHPLSR